DNA from Rosa rugosa chromosome 6, drRosRugo1.1, whole genome shotgun sequence:
ATGCTcatatttataggaggatgacaacttagtctccaagtcttcaagattgatccacacagcattaaccAATCAGATAGTGTCACGTCAGctctgctatgtcatccaaccaattaaaaagctccaaaatcaatccctaatatattgttgctgattttcctatgatttaatctgattttattcacaatttttggccaaatatctaggcatgaacctagacaatgtatctggatgcattttggacattttcttccttaaatctctccatggctttatccttaatgttctccccttgattttctcttgattttcacattttaaattgcagattttattctctaatttcagccaacatatcttgagaaaattaaggaacgaatctggacttgttttgagcattttcttgttgcacaatcccttgataTTCTcaatgtaatctccttgattttcacattatctccatcatttcccatggcaaaatcagatttaatctcccataatatctcccacaTCATCTTCAagtcatgtggtctcctaatgccttcaggtttcctagcctcatcaggattcctgcgttgactgggattcctagttggaccaggaaaactccatttcttcatttcagctcatttctgcatcccttgtgcctttcctttgtcatctccaacgtctcacatccttctcatgtgtctttaagctcatttccttgtcatttattccaatgtacctagaaaatagaaactagattaaaaatgatgaagtaaaggaaataactatgaaaaatatgaggaaataattattaaaacgtcgcataaaaatgctcctatcagtcaTGGACAAGCAGTCCAACAGGAATACAACGTCAGAAATAGAAAATCTTAAGGGAAAAAGGCAGCAACACAAATAAAGGTGTGAATCGATCTCATGCGCGCGCTCTAGGTGATTACAGAAGTGATAAATATAACTACATCAAGTGCGTAATGGGATATCAGTGGATGGAAGAGGAAACTATTGGGTACATGGGAAGATTTGTTGCCAGTCCGTACTGACTGAAAGTGCAATTACAAGATTTGTCGAGATTATAGACTTTGTGTTTTTGGGGGGAAAGGCGCTGACAACAGATGAAATAAGGTTAGTGGCAAAACATATGTTCCCTTTCAATCTTTATTTATAAGTAGATAGATAACTTAAAGCGTACATGTTGGGCTGGTAAGGATAAATATGGATGATAGTCATTCTGGAGGAAGGGTGAATATTTGAGAGAATCCTATTATAGGTGAAGTTCTTCATGAGTTGTTGTTTGATCCACTTTTCTTTCTGTGATGGTGAGGTTAGTTTCATCCTCCAGTTAGTAGGAAAAATGTTACCGGTCTGAAATTAAGAggataaaaaaattcaaaccaaATCATACCCTACACTCACTatgctaaaagttataatatttgtaaaataaatCATTTTACATAGCAAAACCCAATAATTAAATTATTTCAATCATTCTGAATCATCTCGATTTGTAATCGAACGCCAAAAGGGTAgcatatttttggaaaattgTCATCAGCCAACTCAACCTTAAAATAGTCCATCAAATTCATGATGTGAGGTTAAACTTTCCtaataaaataatctcaaaaaTTATACAAGAAGTAGTTACTACTAATGGGTTCAAATTGCAGAAATCACTACAAACCCAGTTCAAGTTGAAAACCAACTTCATCAAAATAAATGATTTTTGCTATCATTTTCTTAACTCACTCCATTTCAAATAATACCGCACAATCAAACACCATTCTCAACAGACATATCAAAACCAAACATAAAACACCACAACAAATTCTAACTCCATTGACATGCATAAAAACTGCAACAACAAAAAGTGgctctttgtttttcttcatgCACACAAAAGTTTAAAAATTTACCTGAACAAATGTTTATTCTTTTGTACTCCATTGAATATCTGAGAATTGTCTTCTCTTCCAGCCAAAATCAAACTGAATAACAATATATAAAATCAATCTGGATAacaagaatgagagagagagagtgcagtCGGAGCTGATTAGGTTGATTGATGCAGCGGATCATTGGGATCAGTTTCTCTCTGTGCTTTTAATGAGCTGTTAAGGGGATGAGATAACGCGAAAGGTAGATATTTATGAGGCAAATGACTTCCATAGGAAGCTGGGTGGGGAGATATTTTCGCTGCGAAAACACCATTAACCCTTGCTGCTTTCATCACGACGGAACTTGAATTACAGTTTACGTCCCATTAACAGTCAACAAAAAGAAACCAGTTTATGAGGATGATAACTGCCCATGaaagtggttagagcacccactacctatgtacgaattcataggttcgagtcaccatgggagcATGagtgaaacaatttgatcctctttttaaaaataataaaaaataaaaaaaaatgcccACAAAAGTGGGGCCCCTGTGGTTCATTGCAGCCTATTTCATGTTCTAAACAACAAGTTTTTTAGGGAAAAGAAAATGTAGGAGAGGGAAGAAATGATTTTTTCCCAAAATGAAAAAAGGAGAGCCATGGGTATATTATAGCTTAATATCCATTGGAAAGACAATATAGACCTGTTTGTGCTGGATAACTGAGGCGGCCTGGACACTATGGCTGCTGCTACTGCTCCATTGCTGCCGTCACGCATCTGTTTCCCTTTGGATCCCTCATGTTCCCATTCCCAATTCCAAAGCCCAAACCTTAATCCCTCCTTCCCTCTCCGCCGTCGCTCTAACCATACTCATAGCCTCACTCTCACACTCGTCTCTTCTGCCCACACTCTCACTCCGCCGGAGCCGCCGCCGCCTACTACTTCCACCACCGTCCCTCACACCTTGCTTCGGTTCGCCGCCTCTGCCTCCCTCCTTCTCGGGATTGGGCTCGGATGCTGCTGCGTCGCCTCCGCCCGCtcttctcctcttcctcctcctctgccGGCGCTACAGGATCAAGGTGGTGATTCCGGCTGATTGAATTTCTTCTTTTATCAATAATTTCCGATTAGCGCAACTGTAATCTCGAATTTTCCGATGAACACAGCTACGGATGATGACAATTTAGAAGCGGCATTTGGAACTTGGAAGTCCAAGACATTCGCTTTGACTGTGCCCTTGACGGTTGCTGCTCTACGTGGCTCTGTACCTCCTTCGTGGATTAAGGTCTGCCCCCACATATTGTTTTCTGAGTAGCTCCTCATGATCTTTACTTTACTAAGCACATTGTGTGTTTTGTTTTCGGACGAATAGGATTTTATGCAGTCTCAAGGAAAAAGATCAAAGCTTCAACTCAAGTCTCATGCAAGTCTCGAGAGCGTAATTTCGGATCTCTCAAGAGACTTCGACTTCAGCAAGGGCGATGTTCGGCCTTCTTCTGTTGCGGCTGCTGATGTAGTTAGTATTGGGGACTCTTGGCTCAGTCATGCCATTAACAAGGGTCTAATTGAGCCAATTCAAGGGGTAGAAGACCAGGATTGGTATAAAGGATTGAGTGACAGATGGAAAGTAAGAACACAGCTCTGCTCTTCCATAACATGTTTCTTCTCCATCCCAGAAAGCTTAACTTATGCTAAATGTCCAAATTATTAAGGGTCATAGATCACTTTGGCATGCAAGACTAGTGTTCGTGTTTGCAAGTcggaggaatatatatattagtaGTGGCGTCAATGTAATGGAATATATATGATTAGCTTTGCTATATGAGTTTGCTAGACGATAGGCTCTAAAAACTACATGAACCATATtcccttgtttttttttgctGCATCTGCTTATGAAGAGAGGGTATGTAACCTTTTGATTTTTATCACCGATGTATAGGTTTCCTAAACTATGTGTTTTAAGGTGTTCCTGAGATATATGTTGTGTAACCAGAAACTAAGGAAATGAACCATAAGCATGTACATAAATATTGAGAAAAGTCCTGCTTAAATGTTTCACATGGCATGCCAGACATCGCAATCAATGGTTGTTAGGCAGTGTGGTTGTTTCACTATTGAGCATATTTCTGTAGTGGGAGTCAATAGTGTGGTATTCATCCAATCTTTTTCAAGATCAATTAACTCTGTGAGCTGTTGGAGTTTGGATGCATACTTTTACTCAGCTGTTTAAAGCTTTGGCTTGCATCTGTTGTACTTTTTGAAATGTTGATGTCTTTTTTTGTTTGTCTAGGGTTTTTTTGGTggtgttttacttttactaaaaAAGTCTCAGGTATATCTACGCAGGAACTCTGAGGGGAGAATTGACCCTGATGGTAAAATATGGGCTGCTCCATATCGGTGGGGCTGCATGGTGATAGCATACAAAAAAACTAAATTTAGAAAGCACAACTTGGCTCCTATATCGGTAAGTTGTCTAATCTGCCATTTTATGATACGTTACTTATTTGATTAAGACTAGTTTTAGTATGAGTATCATTACTCTTTACTCAAAACTTCATTTGGATCAAATAATTTACTAAGGAGATTGGACAAATATTATGAAAGAAGTTGGAGCACAAATTCAACGGATAATATAGGGACTTGCAAGATTACCTGCTGGATTTTTCTTAATTTAGCTGAAACCCTAAGTTAAGATGTGAATCCTTGAGTTTTATTTGTACCAggcatatttttctttttatgaaatgattttgttcactgcttttctgcttttctgtttttattttttattttttaattatcttCTTTGCCACAGGACTGGGCAGATTTATGGCGACCTGAACTTGCAGGAAGGATTTCAATGGTTGATTCTTCTAGAGAGGTTATCGGTGCAGTTCTGAAGCATATGGGAACCTCCTACAACACACAAGATATCCATTTGCAAGTTGATGGTGGGAAAGATGCTGTAAGGCAAAATCTGGCTTTACTTGGAAAACAGGTATTGATTTTGTATCCCTTTCTAAAGGATCCTCAATAGAACACACAGGCTAACATATACATTCATATTTGTGATCTCAAGGTTGAGAAAGAGATGATGATCTTGACTCCTCCAGTTGAACCATACGATACAAGTCCTTTCCATCATTTCTATGACTAATATATATCCTTTCCTTGGTCAAATTGATAAAagataagccaacgataattgTGTGGTCAAACTGTGCAAACAAATGCAGTCTGTCGGATGAAACTGGAATAAGAATGATGATAGTGGAAGGCTAAATGGTGTCCGATTTGCTGAGGAATGATCCTTTTAAGGAAACTAAAGAATGAATGGTTCCGATCATTGGATTGCATCTCGGAAAGGGGAGATGTGCAAAAAATGGCACATGAGTCCTATTTAGAACAGGCCTTGATAAACACTCATATAACCATACGTAGTAGATCCCTTCCATTTGTTCATTTTGTCATGGACTCTTGCGTTTTCAAAGCATAAAGATGTGCAAACTTGGGAATCACCTGTGTACTAAATTACCTCCCAAAAACATGTCAGATATCTGGCAAGAGAGTAATGCTGTATTATTCGTGCTTGCTGCTTTTAGGCATGGCTGGCCTTACTTCTAGCTTGATATGGTGTGTTGCCATGACTCGATAATTATTTCTTATGTTTCACCCTATTGTAGTTGCAGGCTTCACCTTTCTAACTAAAGCATTGGATTTGTTCTACCTTTAGAGCTTTAGGGGTGAAGCATTTGCTAATATGCATTGGTCCTATTATTCCATGAACACATCAAGTCTAGCCAAGTATGTGACGGCTTGCTAATTAGAGAACAACTCTCCTTCCTACTCTTTGgtataattgtttttttttataggtCTTGTTGCGTACATTTTCACAAAACATCAGCTATTGGAATTGGTTCTCCAAAAACCACCCGCTGAGTATCTCTTCTCAGGTTTATTGTGTATGGCACACTCATGGAGTGGGACATTCCAAATGTGTAGTTAGTTCAGAGATTAAATATATCATATACCGACTGTTTTGAGTGAATATCGAAGAGCTTATAATATAATTTAGGAGATGTGGGGGGAGCCATTAGTTTTGAATTGGCATGAGTATATTATTATTATCGTTGTGGCTTGCAAATTCTGATTATTCATGTGAGTAGAAAATGAATAGTCTTGCAGAATGGTCTTGATGGTGGACATTATGAATTACCAACCGTTGAATCATGTCCTAATTAAAATGGTTGTTGGTTTTATGTAGGTCCGACTATTTGACAGTGTACACTATTTGAAAGCATTTGCGGTTGGAGATGTGTGGGTGGCTGTCGGGTGGAGCAGTGATGTTCTTCCTGTTGCCAAACGCATGTCTGATGTTGCAGTAATTGTTCCGAAATCTGGAACTAGTATATGGGCAGATATGTGGGTACGTTCTGCATCATGTCGTCTTACTGAGACATTTGCTTTCTTCTCCTAGATGTCATGTTACatattcctttttctttttctttttttcctaggCAACCCCTGCTGTCTCTCGACTTGAAACAAATCGAATTGGGGGGCGAGTTAGAGGGCCATCTCCACTCATCCATCAGTGGATAGACTTCTGCTTGCAAACTGCTAGAGCACTGCCTTTTAAGCAGGAGGTAATCCCAGGCGCCTCCCCCTCTGCACTTGATAGTGCCTCGGCTGAAAATTTAGAAGAGTTCACTAAGGGTAAACCAAGACTGGACACAAACCTCATTGCGGGAGTACCACCACCTGAGATTTTGGCAAGATGCGAGTTTTTGGAGCCATTATCTGACTCCACAATATCAGATTATCAATCGCTAATAGATAGTATGCAGAAATCTAAACATGGTTTGGTCCCTAGTATAAATTGCAATATCTTATCATTGATTCAAAATTTGTGGTTGAAGCTGCATTCAAATAATAACAAGAGCTTGAAGCAAGTTTAGAAGCAATTAATCGCTCTGTTTGTATTATACCATGGGAACAGAACGTCATGGAGATTTCTGCAGAGAATTATCTGCAACTAGAGGAAACTTTTGGCATGTATACTTGGACAGATTATTGATCTTAAGATTATAATCTAAACTATGAGCATGGTTCCAGAATGGATGGTATTATTCTTTTTAGAGTTTTATCATGATTAGTCCCTTAGCTCAACAGAACACTGGGAAGTGGTCTTGGACTCGGAAGAACATCAAACTAGTACTTCTGTCAACGATCTTGTCGGTGATACATTAGAATAGAACTTGTGTGGTGTGAAACACGAGTCACTTTTTTGGGTAACTTGGTCTATTCAGCCCGAATCCAACGTTGACTTGGGATTGACTCCTCTTTGACAAGATCGATAAAATTTCCCTCACTATGCAGAAGTGCAACCACTACTGGTTTACGTCTACAATAACATGAATTCTTTGGCAATTGATGATTGAATGGAGAGGAAGAGAACTGGTTGAGCATGATATTCTTTGGAAGCCAAACTCATGGTGGTGTTTCTACATTTTATCGAAGGGATCGATAGACAATTTTCGGTAGACCACAATCACACACGCAGAGAGAATATAGAGGCGTGATATATAGTGGTTCACTTAGCTCAATGTGAGGCTAAGCTAGCTGGACTATGTCCACTTCAGTATAGTGATCGCTATAGAGCTCCTACGCTCTCCCGGTCACATTTTATGGTAAGGGTGACCTCCTAATATAATGGTGGAGGCCACTTATACAAGTAGGCTAGTTAGCGGCACTTATTACAAGTATGTTATTCCATCGATCTATGGGGTTGGGAGCTCCTTATTGATGCTCTCATCCATATATTTGCTATGATAACGAAACCGAGGAGCTGGTAGTAACAATGAGCAGCAAAAATATATTGTACGGTAAGTCTGCACCTACTGGTGTTTGCTTGCTTGACATGTTGGGTTGGTCACTCGGTATAGTGTGTGTTCATGTCAGATAGGATGGGTCTTTTTCTGAGTGAGTAAGGGATAGATGCAAAATTTGAGGGCACAAGAGGATAGAAGACAAGAACTCAAGAGGAAACAACCCAAAAGAGCACTCAATACATTCGTTTTACCCTGGCATTTAACGTTAGTTGGAGAAAGAGTATTAAGAGCTTGCAAAGTACCACCATTTCCACTAGATTTGCATGTAAAGAAGATAGCCTGAAATCCCCCACCGACATATGCAGTGCGTAACCCACGCATCCATTTTCAATTGAAAATATATCTTACAAAAACGATGAAAAAGTCCCAGACTTTTTAAATTTAACTAGAATACCAATTTACTTGAGTTACGTACTTGCGGTAACAAAGTCAAGCACCTTTCTTTAAAATCATAATACTGTTGCCATAGTTCAGCTAATTAATTTAAAATTGATGTTTTTAACATCAGAGGCTGCATACCACAAGAACTACTAGATTTTCGCATAAAAACTAGATTTAGCTACTCCCATACCCTGAAACTTTTGCTGACTCCTCTTTTACTCTCCAGATTGCTTCCACTTCATCAGTCCGGAACCGTTGCGTGAAAGTCGATTCCTCCAACGGGGTTGATGTTCCATGAGCAAAAGCAAGAAGACCAGTATAAGCAATCATTGCCCCATTATCAATACAATACCTATCATCAGTTGCAAACAATCTTCCACCCCGTTCAGCACACATGGTTTTCATCATCTCTTGCAGGCGCTCATTGCAACCCACACCACCAACAATAAGTACATCTCTCTTGTCACAATGTGCCATTGCACGTTCTGTTATCTCAACAAGCATTGCGAACACATTTTCCTGTGCCatcgtaaaaaagaaaaaaatgcagAAAGTACATCATTATTATTGCTAGTGTTCTTGCTCTGAATGCTTTGCTAAGTTGTATAACTAAACTGGAAGTTCTTAAACAATTCTGTGTCTCTTTCTGTTGAGTAGGTATAACTAAACTGTATGTTCTCAATGAAAATAGCATTGATTACACATACCTGAAGTGAGTAGCACAGGTCTGCAGGGGTGCACTCgtcattttttaatttctcCACAGCAGTGGCTTCAATGTAGCTCAGAATTCCACTAAAAGACACATCCATCCCTTTGACAGCATAAGGAAGGTCTATAAACTGTTCTCCTTTCTTTGCAAGCTGGGAGGGGAAGGGAATCACAGAAATCATGATGGAAGCACTTCCCACAAAAGTTCAACTCAATCACTCAGCAACGAATGAGCAGTTACATATACTTCTTCAGAAACCTTAAACGAATATGATAAAGACAGATAGGACACTGAAAGTTGAAGGCATCAAGTTTTACTGAAAATTACGACCCACTAAGAGTAGAGATTGATAAAactgaaaaatttcaataacgAATTTGGAATTATACATGTTAGAAATATAATCTGCTATCCAACTATGATGGATTCTAACATTCCAAATGAACCATATACGAAAGGCAGGTTAACCACCATAATGTATTACATAGAAATTATGTAAGCAGGATCCTAGATTTTAGAAATTAGACAAAGTACAGAAAGTATAATTAAAAATCTCACAATGCAAGCCCAAATCAAGATGGAAAACTCTTTTTATATACAATTTAACAAGATTCCTCAgaataagaatttttttttttttaaaaaggcaATATTCAACCTCAATAAACAATGAAATGAAACATGCAACATTGATATACCTGCTCAATGTTATATCCGGGGGCTGGATCATTGGAGAGTTCTAATACCCTAGCAAACCGATCCAAGCAATTTCCAACAGCAATATCAATGGTCTCTCCAAAGATTCGATACCTTCCTTCACTATATGCAATTACCTGTGTGTTCCCACCACTTACATACAACACAACAGGATCATCCGCACCAGTAACAATCCTTCCCATCTCGATATGAG
Protein-coding regions in this window:
- the LOC133715633 gene encoding uncharacterized protein LOC133715633; the protein is MAAATAPLLPSRICFPLDPSCSHSQFQSPNLNPSFPLRRRSNHTHSLTLTLVSSAHTLTPPEPPPPTTSTTVPHTLLRFAASASLLLGIGLGCCCVASARSSPLPPPLPALQDQATDDDNLEAAFGTWKSKTFALTVPLTVAALRGSVPPSWIKDFMQSQGKRSKLQLKSHASLESVISDLSRDFDFSKGDVRPSSVAAADVVSIGDSWLSHAINKGLIEPIQGVEDQDWYKGLSDRWKVYLRRNSEGRIDPDGKIWAAPYRWGCMVIAYKKTKFRKHNLAPISDWADLWRPELAGRISMVDSSREVIGAVLKHMGTSYNTQDIHLQVDGGKDAVRQNLALLGKQVRLFDSVHYLKAFAVGDVWVAVGWSSDVLPVAKRMSDVAVIVPKSGTSIWADMWATPAVSRLETNRIGGRVRGPSPLIHQWIDFCLQTARALPFKQEVIPGASPSALDSASAENLEEFTKGKPRLDTNLIAGVPPPEILARCEFLEPLSDSTISDYQSLIDSMQKSKHGLVPSINCNILSLIQNLWLKLHSNNNKSLKQV
- the LOC133715634 gene encoding uncharacterized protein LOC133715634, with the protein product MNSSTKMKKQIALGFEGSANKIGVGVVTLDGTILSNPRHTYITPPGQGFLPRETAQHHLQYILPLIKSALETAKVTPQEIDCLCYTKGPGMGAPLQVAAIVVRVLSQLWKKPIVAVNHCVAHIEMGRIVTGADDPVVLYVSGGNTQVIAYSEGRYRIFGETIDIAVGNCLDRFARVLELSNDPAPGYNIEQLAKKGEQFIDLPYAVKGMDVSFSGILSYIEATAVEKLKNDECTPADLCYSLQENVFAMLVEITERAMAHCDKRDVLIVGGVGCNERLQEMMKTMCAERGGRLFATDDRYCIDNGAMIAYTGLLAFAHGTSTPLEESTFTQRFRTDEVEAIWRVKEESAKVSGYGSS